In Sciurus carolinensis chromosome 8, mSciCar1.2, whole genome shotgun sequence, the genomic stretch GGTAATTTCACTCGCCATCGTGTCTTTGAGGCTGCTCTGGGTTGGAGCAGGAATCGTTGCCTGTTAGGGCTGAGTCGTAGTCCACTGAATGGACATACCACAGTCCGCCCATTCACCAGCCGGCAGACATCTGGACAGTTCCTCCTCTGGCTACCGTGGTAATGTTGCTATGAAGTTCAAGTACAGTGTTTAGTTCCCTTGGGCTCCTATCTAGGAGTGGTGGTGCCGGTTCACATGGTGACTCTGTTTagcttttgaggaactgccaggcTATTTTCCAAAGCTCTAAGCCAGCATGTTGCTGCTCAGAGCTCAGAGCAGCCAAAGCAGGGGTTCCCTTCCTGGGGCCTGAGGATGGGCATCCAGAACAGGGTGCACATCCTCCGTATCTGCATGAGTGTCTAGAGTCTCTGATTCTCAAGTCTCCAGATCCTCCTGCTCGGTCTGCAGGTGAGAGGGGGGGCCCATTCCAACCCCCTCAACTCTGCACTGTCCCTCGTGGGGCCTGTTAGGGATGAAACAGCGCAGCTGGGTACGTGAGGGGGACCCTGGCTGACgattgctttcttcttcttttcctggtGTTTCTTCAACTCGGAAACAGCAAGGAGAACTTCAACAACGTCCCCGACCTGGAGCTCAACCCGATCCGATCCAAAATCATCCGTGCCTTCTTTGACAACAGGTGGGCTCTTTCCCCTCAACTGCCCGATGGAAGGTCACCTCGTCCTTTGGAACTTGTGGCACCTGTGTGCTCAGAGCAGCCTCGTGAGCCAATGCCGATTGTTGGGGCCACGTTGGGTTTGGGGTCAGATGGTTGTAGATTCAGAGCTGGGCAGTGCTGGGCAGCTTACCTGGTCTCTCTGGGCTTCTGTATCAGTCAGTTCTGGCTGCATAACAAATGACCCAAaacttggtattttttttcttcttctttcctttgtggtgctggggtggaagCCAGGACCCCAGGCATGCCAAGCCTGTGcctacccctgagtcacatccctggtcCCACACTTAGTATTCACAGCTCCTCGTGTCTCTGGGTCGGGAATCCAGGTGCAAATGAGCTGGGAGCTGAGGCTCTTTTATGAACTTATCCAAGGCGTCAGCGGGGGCAGTCACACCTGGAGTTTTGGAGGAGGCTCCTTCTCGTGGCTGTTGGGTGGCATCCTGTGGACCTCACAGATGGCAGCTGGCTTCCTCCAGAGTGACACCTTCAAATGAGGGGGTCCCAGATGGAAGTCCCCCCACTTTGTAACCTGCTCTCTGAAAACACGCCGCGTGACCATCGCTGTGATTCCATTAGAAGTGAGATGCCACCAGGTCACCCCCCACTGGAGAGGTGGCCCTGACGTCAACACGGGCCTCGGGCTGTAGGGACCGAGGGTTGAAGGCCTGGACAGGAAGGTGGGAAGGGTGCCCAGGGCCCAGTGGGCCCCTGACCCGAGTGTGTGCGCGTCCACGTGTCCGTCACAGCAGTGGGGACCCAGCCTGCAGGAGGGCGGGGGGGCCGGTGTGTCTGCACAGCACTCGGGAAGCGAAGGCCAGCTAAGTGGGCGTGGTGAGGAGGCCGGGGACTGCCCTCCAGGGACTGCCCGCCGTGGCCTGCGTGAGCCGCCCCGGCTGCCGTCTGGGAGGTGGCCAGGCAGGACGGGGCACAGGGACCCCCGAGGGCTGGGACGCAGCCCGTCCTGATCAGACAGTGCCTCACGGGGCCTGGACTTGCCCTGATGCGAGACCTGTGCCTCTTATTGTCTTAATTCTTTAGCAAAACGGCCCAAGGCCACTGGGCCCTCAGCTGTCACCCGTGTGACCTGGGATGCCGACTCAGGCCCGTCTGTCTGGAGGTCCTGGGCAGCAGACCCGGCTGTGCCTCGCGCCCCCAGGGTGGAGGGCAGGGGTCTCCCGACGGCTCTGGGCggccacttctttatttttttttattgttttctaattcatttattcaaacacAAGTGAGCAGTCGTGAGGGTGAAACCTGGGGGTGGCCAAGTCTGTGTCCCCTTGGGATCACAGTAGGAAGGCCGGCCTGGCAGGGGAGTCCCCGCTGGTGGACACCAGTGGCTCGGCCCCGTGAGGTTCTAAATGCTGGTAGGTGCCGCGGCCTTCGCGGCGTTCCTTCCCGGACTCCCTGGAACACGGACGGGGTCCCAACGCCGGTGGGTGACATCGAGGGtgttctgaggtctcagtccgtagacAGCAGGCTCCgttcctcggggctccaggtgaggcggAAGGACATGGCGGAGGAGTGTGGTGGACGGAGGTGGCTCTCGtggagatcaggaagcagagcgcCTGAGTGGCCACCTCTGCCGGGAGGACGGGGTGTGGGGAGCTGGCAGGCTGGTACCCCCCTCTGGTCAGAGGCTGAGCGGGCACACCTGGGCACAGGCCGCCTTGCTCAGGGGGCAGGACGGTCTGCAGGGCTGTCGGAGGGCGGCTGTGGGCACGGAGCTGCCTGAAGCATGAGGGGGACACCTGTCCATCAGGCGTGCCCAGGGCCGGAAGGTGGACGCAGAACCCATATCCAGGGAGGACGCTGGGCAGGGGCCAGCGCTTGGGGGCCCTGAGGAGGAAAGCGAGGCAGGAAGGGGTGCCGAGGACCGGGCCAGGCGGGAGCGGAGGTCACTCAGAACGGGGGAGCCGGGGGCTCGGTTCACTTTTGGCGAAGCCCTTCTGGCGGCACAAGCGGGGAGCAGGGTGGCGGGGCTGCACCGGGGCCCAGCGGCGAGCGTGGAGGACGAGGCCAGGGAGGCCTGTGTGTGGCGGGTCTGGAGTGGGCGGCTCACCACGCACCTGCCGTACAGGGTCACCGTCAGGAGTCCCCGGGGCCTGGGGCTGCTCGCTGTCCCTGTACCGGAACGTGGAACTGAGACCCAGATCCGGGGCTGGCCAGCTTTGTGCCAGGACCCGGGAGGGAGGTGCGAGGCCCACGGCCACGGCCTCTGGTGCTCTGTGCCTCCTGGACAGCGTGTGAGCCGGGCGCGGGGCCGCGTCCCACAGCGCCTGGCATTTAGTCTGtggaatattattttgatttttcttttctgcgatttttttttttgtcatttaaaagtgAGATGACACCCTTTTACTGATGGGCCCTATGAAAATAAGTGACCTACAAATTAAGTGACAGGCCCAGTTGGCCCCACGGACTATAGTTTGCTGACCTCTGAGATAAAGGGGAGGATGGGCAGGTAGTTGGTGGCTCGTgcctctgtgtccccagcactgtgCCCGCCTCTCTGGGCCCACGCACCCCCCGCGTCCTTGACAGCTGTCGGCGTCTGCCTCTTGCTGGCCTCCTGGATGGGAGCTGGGTGCGGGCGGGGCGGGTGCTGGGCTCTGTACTCCTGGGCCCCCGGGGCCACCGGCAGGTGCTTGGGCCAGGCCCTCCCAAGCTCTTGGTCATGGAAGGACTGGATCCAGGTTTCCACCGAATGACCCCTTCCTCCTGGGCTCCGGCAGGAACCTGCGCAAGGGGCCCAGCGGCCTGGCCGACGAGATCAACTTCGAAGACTTCCTGACCATCATGTCCTACTTCCGGCCCATCGACACCACCCTGGGCGAGGAGCAGGTGGAGCTGTCCCGGAAGGAGAAGCTGAGGTGTAGGTACCCGAGGGCCCTGGGCCGGGTTCCCCACGTCTTCAACGCCTGGGGCTCCCCTGTAGCCGGAGGCCGGGCCGGGCATGGAAGCGGGTGGTCAGGGACTCCAGCCCAGGTCCGGGTGGTCAGCCCCTAGAAGTGCAGCGTGGGGCGTGTCCCCCCTCCCGGGTCACGTCGGTGAGCAGCCCAGCCTTCCTGGCTTCTGGGATAGGAGGGGCCGTGGAGCCGTGGGTTTCCATTCGGCCCCTCCACTCAGTGGCTCTGTGGCCTTGGGCTTCGAACCTGGTGTGGAGGTGCCGCTCCTGGACACACGGGGGGCTGCCTAAACCAGGGTCCTCcgctcagcttcctgagcagggTCTGCGCGGGACCCGCCTGCGTCCCCAGGAGCATCTGCTGTcccctgactccagagcctgttTTGGGGTGATCCTGCCCAGCCAGAGAGGCAGGGTCCCAGCAGTGGCCCAAGTCACATCTCCTTTGTCCCCAGGGGACTTTCCTGTGACTCCCGGCGCCTGTCTCCCACAGCCAGGCTCAGTCTCGTCACCGGGAAGATGTCAGCAGGGGCCTGGGCTGGGTTTAGCTCTGGAATCCTGTGGGGAGCCGCCCACCCGCTTCTGCTTTGCTCCAAGGACCGGGTGGGGGTCCCGGGGGCCGTGGAGTCAGGTGGACGCCGCTGCGGTCctggtgctgaggctggtctgcCCAGCGTGGACAGGTCGCCTGAGGCTCCAGGACGAGGTGTCGTGGGGAGCTCTGCCCAGGGCTGGACAAGGAGCCCGCGCAGAGCTACTGGGCAGCTGAGGGCCCAGCAGGGCTGGCGGGGAGCGGCCACCTCACTCGCAGGCCCGGggtgctgctgcccctgctgcccctCGGGGGCCACCCAGCGACCAGACGTGGTCCCTGGCCTGGTGTTGAGATCCCAGCACCCCTCAGGCTTCGCGGTCGCGGGGCGAGGGTCCCGTGGCCCAGGCTCAGTGCAGGGAGCCCCCCACCCCAACAGCTCTGCTCCTCTCGGCTCACAGGACCCCGAGGAAGACACTGGCTTCCCGctttacaggtggggaaaccgaggctcagggtGGTTCAGTCACTTGCCTGAGGTCAAGGCCACCCCACCGGGAAGTGGCCCGTGGGGCCGCGTGGCCTGTGTTCTCGATGTCCGGTCTGGTGTAGGTTCAGCGTGGGGTGCGGGACGGTGAGCCCGGCAGGGCCTGGCTCCGCTGATGGCCCCTCTCTCCCTGGCGCCCCAGTTCTGTTCCACATGTACGACTCGGACAGCGACGGCCGCATCACCCTGGAAGAATATCGAAATGTAAAGTATGCTCCTCCGCCCTGCCCGCCGCGCCCCTGCCCTTGGCGCGGAGGCGCGAGGTCACCGTTTGTCTCCGCCCCACCGGCAGGTGGTGGAGGAGCTGCTGTCCGGAAACCCCCACATCGAGAAGGAGTCGGCCCGCTCCATCGCGGACGGCGCCATGATGGAGGCGGCCAGCGTGTGCGTGGGCCAGATGGTGAGCGCCCTCGGTCCGCCCCGTCCCTCCCGCCGCCGCTCTCCCCGAGCCCGCGGGACGCCTCTTCCCCGGGTGTGGTGCGTCTGGGAGGCCCGAGCGCAGGGCCATGCCTGTCCTGCTCCCTGCTGACCGGCCGGGCCTGGAACAGCTCCGACCCTCCAGGGAGCCGTGGGACCCGGCAGGGTGCAGGGTCCCAGGGCTCGGGGCCTCCCGCCCAGGCAGGTGCTGCTGTTAGCCCCCTCACGTTTTGTCTTAATGACTCAGTGGTGCTCTCTGGCCTCAGGCAGGGCCAGCAGGGGCCTGTCCCTCGGGCTGGGAGCCCACCTGGTCCCGAGTCAGACCAAAGGGCTGAGGTGGGGCCCGTCCTCCGCCACCCCTGGTCCCTTGTTGGCCTCACTTCACTGGTGGGAAACCGAGGCTGAGCCCTCTCTGTGCTGGGTGGACTGACTCTTGCAGGGCTGGGTGCAGCCCACCAGCCCCACTCAGGGGCTCCAAGCCCCAGGGGACGGCTCAGGCAGTCAGGTGACATCTCAACGGGGTTCCATGGGTCCCAACGAGGTTCTCGCCTCTTGGCAGCGCGTGGCTGAGTCTAGACACTTGGATGGCTGGGTTCAGCCCTGCCCCAGGTGGAGGGGGATTTCCTGAGGGACCCTGCTGTTTGTGCCCAAGGCCGCCAGCTGCTGATCCAGCCCAGGGCGCGGGCTGTGGTCATCTCGCTGCCCTGGTTTATGTCTGCTTCTTGGGCCCAGAGGGAGGCTCTGGCCTCGGAGAAACCACCCACTCCGCACATCAGCCGCTGCAGGAAAGGGCTCGCCACCCGAGTGGAGAGCCCGGATCCCCGCTGGGTTGTGGAGCCAAATCCCACTTGATTTAATTACGCTCTCCTTCTTCAAATTGCTCCCTGCCCCGCTCCAGCTTCACTTGGCGACGGTTTTCTTAATTGGGGGAGTAAAATTGCTGGCAGCTGGCGTCTGCGCTGCATCGAATCAGAGCCGCCCGCAAAGGGAGGCCTCCCAAGCCCAAGCTGGCGTCCCTAGCGGGCGTCCAGCAGCTCGGGGCCCCTGGCCGGGTGGGGAGCAGCCCGTGGAGCCGGGAAGCAGCCAAGGCCCACGTGCACATCTCCCTGGGTCCTCTGGGAGCCTGTCCCGTGTTTTCTGGTGTCAGCATCACAGATAAATAGCACTCTGCCCTGTGCAGCCCCGTCCATTCAGCGCCTTCTGGCCTCTGAGGACGCGTGACATTTCTGACCGTGCCGGGCTTCCCCTCCAGCCCTGGTCTCTGGCCACAGTTGGCGCCCTCGGACGGCCCCGGGGCCCAGGGCGGCCACTCCTCCACGCTcaagagcaggaaggaaggaacctGGGGCCGTGGAGAGCTGGtggttttataaatgttttttaaaagcaaagcagCAGCCGAAGGGTCAGAGTCCTGTCCGCCAGGAGCAGCCCTTGCCGGCCTGTGCCCAGCAGTGGCCTCTGCACCCTGTAGTGTCATCTGTAAGGCGGGTTCCAGGATGGAGCCCACCTGGTGTCGGGGTGAAGCTCTGAGGCTGTGGCTGGGAGACCCCCAGAACGTTGGGCCCGGCGGTTTCTCTGATTTGCAGGGTGCCGTGTGCTGGACCCTGAGGCCCGGCTCCCCCTGCAGGGAGCCACACTGGTTTCTCCAGAAGCCCAAGCGTCGCTTGTGTGTCCTCCATATTGTGCTTTGATGCTTTTCTGTTtcgatgctggggatggaacccagggccttgggcgtACTAAGCACGCGCTGCCCAAGCTCCACCCCAACCCTGACTGATTCACACAAAATGAACTCCCAGCGCCGCGGCCGGCCTCTCCCGCAGCGACCCACACGTCCATGCGCTGGTGGCAGGGCCCGGCCAGGGTCTGGGGAGCTGTTTGCGGGCACCCCGTCTGCAGCCGCTTGTCCCAGTTGGCGTGGGTCTTCTCCCACTCTGCTCCTGCCGCCAAGGCTGCTCTGCATCTGCCTGAGTGAATGACCCTCTCAATAGCTACGTGGTGGCAGCAGTGCGGCCTTCTAGTGAGGGACACTTGGGCCGTTAGCTGGGTGTTCACTGTCACAAAGGTGCTTGGGGTGAGGTTTTGGGATACGAGGTTGTCAGAGCCCAAGTGTAGAATTGAAAGGGGCGGGAGCCCCTGTGTGGTCCCCCGTGTCCCAGAGAGGAAAGGACAGAGCGAGACGGGCACCGCCAAACACACTTGGCCAGAGGCTCGGGAGCCAGGCCAAGGCTGCCACTCGCCACTCGCCACCCTGGGCCCCGCCTCCGGGTGTCTGGACGCTATCATGGTGACTCATGGGCACGAGGGCTGGGCCGCGGAGGCCAGCCACTTTCCCCGGGGGTCTGTGAGCGCAGATTAGCCTAGAATAGCCCTTATCGGAGCCGGGGACGATGTGGTCAGACCGAGGTGGGGGAGGTGTCCTGGCAGCTGGGCGGCCGGGGGCGAGGGGAGGTGGGCACTGTGGGGAGGGAGGCCCCGGGCCTCGCCCACCCTTCTCCACCAGACATTtctggggagggtgaggggagggccTTGGTGAGCCTGCACCAGCCTCAAGCAGGATGTTGGGGTTCAGGGTGACTGGACTGGCTGGAGAAGAGTGACCCCGAAAGCAGCCCCGACcgtcctgggggtgggggagggaggcagacCCAGCGGAGGGCGAGACCGCTGCTCAGCCTCTGCCCTGCGCTCTTTCCCCAGGAACCGGATCAAGTGTATGAGGGGATCACCTTTGAGGACTTCCTGAAGGTGGGTGCCGGGGAGGAACGGAGGTGTCTGGGCGTGGGGGCTTCGGGGAGCCCCTCGAGGGCCTTGCGCAGCTGCTGGTCAGAAGACATGGTCTGAACTGCCCTGAGGGGTGAGGGGCAGGGCGCCAGGGACCAGCGACCAGCAGACCCTTGAAGTTGAAAGGGCCTTGAAGATGCTTTAAACTGGCTTCACCGATTTTTATCAAAAGGTGATTTTTGCACACGACCAGAGCACCTTGAGCAGTAGACAATGAaagctcaatttctttttttaaaatgttttttagctgttgatggacctttcATTACACACGGTGCTGGCAATCAAACAGTGCTGCGCCATGcgagcaagcgctctaccactgagctacaccccagccctgaaagGTCCATTTCTGTCCCTCTTGGGACCCCCGCCTTCCCAGAGGCGAGCCCTGGTCGCAGTGGAGCAGGGACCCTGGaagcctcctgggcctggaagaCGGCTCGCGCTCTGCCTCGGGCCGCCTCACTGTGTCTCCGTGTCATTCTTAAATGGCCGCGGCTCGCTCGCCCTCCCTCCATGGTGGATCTCCGGCCCGGGGCAGGTGGTGAGCTGGTGCTGGCCTTTGCCGATGGCGGTAGTGCTCTGGGGCAGGGAGTTCAGACCAGCTCCTCAGCGCGTGGATAACCGAGATCTCTGAAGAACCTGCCTGCTTCCTCAAAACCGGGTCTCCCCAGCCTTCCTGGGAGCTGAGGGAGACGGGGCCAGGGCAGAACAGAACCTGGAGGGGCCCCGGGTCCAGCCACACAGCACAGGCCCGGAGTGGGGCGGGACCCGGGCCGAGGGCTCCCCTCCAAGTCTGCCTCCGACCTGGCCACCCACCTGCAGATGCACGGGGAGGCAGGTGACGGGGCAGGACGCACAAACCCAGCTGCAAGAAGCCCAGAGGGGACTGCTGGGTCATGGGTCATGCGTTGGCCCCCATCTCGGGACTGGGTGGGCGGGTGGACAGGGGCAGGCCAGATCTGTGGTTGCAGAGGGTGGCTCTGGCCCACACTGGGGCCTGCTGGCGCAGGGAAGTGATCCCCAAGCAAGACAGCAGGAGGACCTAGAAGccggggaggcagggaggctagGGAAGGAGAGGCCATGGATTTCTTCTTTGCCCCGAAGGTTTCTCAAACCTGTCCCTTCACCTGGGGCTCTTTCATGACAAACcaggtcccctcccctcccccgcccctcctGGTCCCTTCCAGTGGCAGTGGCCACCAAGCTGCTGCCCAGCACTTAGCAGACACCACCCTGGGGCCAGGCGCCCCTCTGGAGACCCTCTCATCCCCCAGTGAACGGAGCTGCTCGGCTGGGACCAGATTTGTCCTGCGTCCCTCACAGCACCCAGGTCAGGTGCAGGGACTGGGGAACGCCTGGTAGACGTGGGCAGTGACGGGAAGGTCCCACGGCCCCCTGTCCCTCGGTGCCCTGGTGGCTCTGACTGTCCCGATGCTGGGTGACAGCGTGAGAGCTGGACGCGCTCACACGAGCAGGGAGGCGGCCCTCCGCGCCTTGCGCATCTCCCATCTGTGGCACCCTGGCCGGGGCTGCCAAGGAGTAGGGGAGAGCGTGgctgtgggggtgctggggacagtGCCGGCGCCCTGGCCAGAGCAGATGGTGACCGCAGTGCCAGGTGTGTGGCCTGGGCATGAAGGTTAGGGAGGAGTCGCCTCTCCCGGGCACGAGCTGTCTGGTGGAACGTGGTGACCTCTCGGTGGTCACAGTGACCAGACTGGTGTGCTTCTCATGCACGATGGTGGCCTGCTCACGCCTCGCAGCCTCACAGCCCCTGCGAGCTCACAAAGTCCCAGGAGGCCGATTCCACCCGAGTCCCCCCGTGTTCTGCAGGGTGGCGGCGGGCGGGGCCGTCCCCACGTCGTGGGATGGAGGGGCGTTGGGTGAGGGCGAGGTGGAAGTGCCGGCAGGGCGCGCGCCCGCACTTCATCACAGCGGCTGCGACAGTCTCAGGAAGCATCCAAATGTCACAGCCGGAATTCGCGGCAGGAAGACAGATGGGATTTGTTCTTCCTGGCTCAGCTCGGTCCCAAAACAGCCCCTGGCTCTCACCTGCCCGCGCCTCAGCTGGGGGCAGAGGAGGGTGGGCGGGAGGCAGGGGAGCACGGGACCCCGCTGCCAGGAGCGGCCGCCCTAATGCCGCCCGGTCCCTCCAGATCTGGCAGGGAATCGACATCGAGACCAAGATGCACGTCCGCTTCCTTAACATGGAAACCATCGC encodes the following:
- the Tesc gene encoding calcineurin B homologous protein 3 is translated as MGAAHSASEEVRELEGKTGFSSEQIEQLHRRFKQLSGEQPTIRKENFNNVPDLELNPIRSKIIRAFFDNRNLRKGPSGLADEINFEDFLTIMSYFRPIDTTLGEEQVELSRKEKLRFLFHMYDSDSDGRITLEEYRNVVEELLSGNPHIEKESARSIADGAMMEAASVCVGQMEPDQVYEGITFEDFLKIWQGIDIETKMHVRFLNMETIALCH